The segment GAGTGTTCCCTGCTTAAATTTATACCCTTTCCAGGTAAAGTTTTTTCGCACCCTAGCTCCGGTAAACGGGCCAAACGGGTAAAAACGCCGGATTTCCTGTACAAACATTTGACTGTATTCCCCGTCATCTGTCACAAGTTTCTCACGTGTCTCAGGATAATGATGTAATGCTAAAGCTCCAAACGTAATGTACCTAGCAATAGCAACAATCGGGCGTAGTATATTTATCAGCTCTACTGCTGCTGTTTTCAGGTCCAATAAATTGCCGTTTAAATCACGGTGCCAGCTCATAGCATATAAAGCTGTGTCTTCCAGTGCTTCCAACTCGCCCGTGCGAACCTGCTCAATAATATATTCAATCCATTTTTCCGTTCGATTGCGTGCGGTTCTTCCTTTCCAATGTCTCGGTCCTGCAGCTCCAAAAGCGTCTATCATCGCTGCGAGATCTCCTGACCGTAGCTCTAATTCCTTTGCCCATAATGGAACCCCAGTCCACCCGCATGCTATCCTGCACATCATTTTCTCAGTCTCTTGGAAAAGTTCAACACGCTTCATTTTTTCCCAGTTTTCGGTGGCGAGTTCCCAGTGCCGGGCAGTGAGGGAATTTAGTACTTTCAGGCGCTCCGATGTCATCAGCGACATGAACAGTTTCTTTCGATGCCGGTGAGCCTTCCCGTCCATGCCTTGCACCCCGCCTACGCCAAACAGGGACTCTTTGATTCGCTTTGGTGCCGCTCCCTTTCGCTGGAACAATTCATTATCATAAAATAGCTCAGCCGCTTCTTCGCCACTTATACAAATTGCCTTCTGACCAAGCAATCTCGTTTGAAAGATAGTTGAATCAAAGCGACGTAACCTGTTTGGAATATACAGAAAGCCTTCCGTCATTAATTTAATACTATTATCAAGACCTTTTTCTTTCGGGATTTGATTCGTTGATGACATGTGATCACTATCTCCTTTTTTAATTAAGCTTTCCCATCAGATGGGCTTACCAAACAAGTGATAATAGTATGTGGTGAAAAATTAATGACATTCGGACGCTCGCTACCACGAACTTCATCTGAAAACAAAAAGCCGACCAGAATTACCTCTGATCAGCTTTTCGGAAAAAATTAATTGCCAGCTTTCACGCGCGCTGCGATATCCACTGTACGTTTTGCTTGATGTTTTGCGGCACCTTCAACATCATCCACCATATTACCTTCACCGTCTATCGCTGTGCTGACACCATAAGGGTTACCGCCAGCCGCAAACAAGCTTGAGTCGGAATATCCAGGTGGCACGATAATAGCACCCCAGTGCATAAGTGATGTATACAGTGACAAAATACTTGCTTCTTGGCCACCGTGTGCGTTCCCTGCCGATGACATAGCGCTCACCACTTTGTTTACTGTTTTACCAGATCCCCACAAACCACCTTGCATATCAAGGAATTGTTTCATTTGTGATGGGATACCACCGAAACGCGTAGACATACTAAAGATAATAGCGTCTGCCCATTCAATATCATCTGAAGATGCTTCCGGGACATCTTTTGTTGCTTCTACATGTTCTTTCCATGCCGGATTTGACTCGATAGCTGCTTCTGGAGCAAGTTCAGCGGCTTTTACGATTCTAACCTCTGCGCCATTTTCCTTCGCACTTTCTTCCGCCCACTTTGCTAATTGATAGTTCGTTCCTGTTTGACTGTAATAAACGATTGCTAATTTTACATTTTCCATTTTCTCAGTCTCCTCTGTAGATGATTTTCCAAATAATTTATCTAAAAATCCCATATGATTAATTTCCCCTTACTATGTGAAATTTATTAAATGACACTCCTTTATCAAAATAGAGCTTAACTTCTGTTTTATAACTTAATTACTTTATGTAAGTAATATATCAGAGGAATACACTTGTGTCAAGTAACCTGCTAACTAAAAGTAACAAAGTGCCTGGCACCACCCGAATTTTGTCGAATTATATTTATAAAAAAATATCCAACCCCAGTATTGTGCCGATCCCTAAGACAAGTGTCCATATCCCCAGGCTGATTGTAAGCCATATTGTAGCGCTTGTTTTCTGTGCGCCTAATGTCATGGCTATAAGTGCTGCCAGATGGATGCCGGTTACGATTGGCCCTAGTAACGCGAGTCCGGGAAGGCCATATTTATTCCATATCCTTCTTCCACGATCATTGCGATTTGAAGATTCTTTCCCCTTTTTCTCCCGCCGTTTTGCATACCATTCCATTATCTTATCAGCCCCGAAGACAACCGGAAGAACAGTAATAACATTTCCCACAAACGCAAGCAGCATGACCCAAAATGGCGACAAGCCTCTAACAATACCCAATGGGATAACCACTGCGATTTCAAACCATGGAATAGCCGCCGCAATAAACACCAATACATATTCGAAAAGCATACCTTCCCCTCCTCAAACGTAAAATCGCCCTCCCATTATACCCGGTCTTCTGAAACCCTGTGAATTAAAAAGCCATTAAAAAAGGAAGCAACCATCCCAATAGTTACTCCTTTTTATCCTCTTCATGTTCACCTGTACCCTCTTCTTCATATGCCCGTATCGCGTCCCCTAACTCATCCTCGACTGTTAAATCTGACGTCTTCACGTTAGCTCGGTATGCTGCCCGGCTAATAAGATGTCCTGCTACAGGCGCCGTTAAGAACACAAATACAATTCCTAAAAGTAGACGTACACTAGCAAACGATTGGCTCCCCCAAAAGAAGATAAACGCTCCTGTAAGTGTTAGCAGTACGGCTAACGTGGAACTTTTTGTACCAGAATGGGAGCGTGTATATACATCCGGCAAGCGAACAATTCCAATTGCACTAATGACAGCCATAATACTGCCAATTAAAATTAGAAATACGCCAATAAACTCAACTATCTCGCTTACGTTCAATGATAACACCCCTCTCAATGTATTTCGAGAAGGCAATCGTACTTACAAATGCTAGAATTGCCAGTATTAGTATAACTTCAAGAAACGATCTTGTCCCAAGCAAAACAGATATAATAGCTATCCCTGATACGAGATTAACCCCTATCATATCAAGAGCTACTACACGATCCGGCAAACTTGGGCCGATGACAATGCGGATAAGGGCAATCGCAATTGATACACCGAACAGCGTGAGTGCAGTAAGGAGCATAGTTTCTATCATCAGCGAGTCACCTCCATGATTGCTTTTTCAAATTTATACAGGGATCGTATTAAATTACCCATCGATTGTTCAACATCCATCGCATGAATGTAGTATGCATCCCCTTCAGGCGTTACCTCAAGCACCACAGACCCAGGAGTTAATGTCAAAAGCAGGGCGAGTGCAGTAATTTCCCATTCCCCTCTCAGCTCTGTTTCATATTTAAAGATTCCCGGTCTAATCTTTAGTTTTGGACTTAATATCTGCTTAATGATATGGTAACTCGACTGCAGTAATTCCCAATTAAAAATAAGTAGCAATTTAATTACTGCAAAGAATCGCATCAAGTAAAATCGTTCCCCAAAAAGACGATGCATTAAAAACACAATGGCAGCACCCACAAGATAACCGGCCAAAAACGTGGAGAAACGTAACTCGCTTTCATCATTCAAAAGCATCCACAGGAGAGCAATACATAAATTTAATAAAAACTGGGCAGGCATCCACATTCACCTCTTTTCACATTTAGTCATTCAAAACGGCATCTATATATATATCAGGGTTTAGCAGTGTATTTGCTGCATCCTGTACATAAACTGAAATTGTTTCTGCTCCGAGTCCAAGTCCGATCGTAGCTACGGTGAGAAGAACGCATGGGATTAACCAGCCTTTTTTTAACGGTTCTTCATCTTCTTCACTAATGATCGTCTCACCCCAAAAGCTAATCAGGAATACACGCAGCAATGAATATAATACGAATAGACTTGAGATAAACACAAGTGCCAGCAGGATGTAAGATCCTACTTCCACTGTCCCTTGTCCAATCAATAGCTTACCAATAAAGCCGCTTAGCGGTGGAACCCCGGCAAGTGAAAGCATCGCGATAAAGAACATCCAGCCAAGCATTGGATAATTTTTAATGAGCCCGCTCATATAATCGATTCTTATATAACCGGTTAAGGAAATCATCGTACCTGCAAGTAGAAATAATAATGCCTTTACAACCATATCGTGGACGAGATAATAAATAGATCCTTCAATTGCTTCCGGCGTCGCCACTGCAAGCCCTACTAGGATAAACCCGACAGCAATGACTACATTATACGAAACAATCTGCCTGACATCTTTATACGCAATTGCACCGATACTTCCTCCAATTAAGGTTAGCCCTGCCAAAACACCAATGATCGTATGCGTAATGGAAGGTTCATGATAAAAGATAAGCGTGAACATACGAAACATCGCGTATATTCCAACCTTAGTTAACAATGCACCAAACAGGGCAGCAACAGCGGTAGGCGGCGCACTATAGGACCCTGGGAGCCAATAATAAAGGAGGAGTCCTGCTTTTAAACTGAAAACAGTTAGAAAAATAATACTAATTACTGTCAGCAAAGGCGTTTGTCCTGATTCAGCAATCCGACTTGATAAATGTGCAAAATTAAGTGTACCCATCGTGCCGTATAAATAAGCAATCGAAATAAGGAAGATCCAGGAAGACACCACATTAATGGCGACATACTTGATAGACTCCCGTAATTGAACTTCCCTTCCACCTAGTGTAATAAGCACATAAGAAGCTAGCAGCATTACTTCAAAAGCAACATAAAGATTGAACAGATCCCCTGTTAGAAAAGAACCGTTCACACCTGCTACTAGAAAATTCACAAACGAATAGAAGAACATATTTTCATAAGATTTCCCGATAGAAGAAAAAGCATACAGCAAACAGATAGAAGCTACGATACTTGTTGTCAGAACAAGAAGTACAGAAAAGGAATCCGCTACAAACATAATGCCAAATGGCGGTTCCCATCCTCCAATATCAAGCCTTAGTGGCCCTTGTTCTTGAATTTGATTTAAAAGAATGATACCTATAATCGCATTAACGATCATGACACTGAAACTGATCCATCGCTGCAACCGGACATATGGACGCAAAAAAATCAGTATAATCCCTGCCAACACAGGAAGTACCATTGGCAATACAAGAAGGTTATTCATCTTTAAAACCTCTCAATTCATCGAGATTATCCGTCCCGGTTTCCTGGTACGTCCGATAAGCCAAGACAAGGAAAAGTGCAGTGACAGCAAAGCTTATAACAATGGATGTTAGAATAAGTGCCTGTGGAAGCGCATCAACGTATGACCCCGCATCTTCCCCGAGTAGAGGAACACTTCCTTGCTTCAGGCCACCCATCGTCATCAGGAGCAAGTGAGCGGCATGTGAAAGGATAGCCGTCCCCAAAATAACCCGGATCAAACTCCTGGAGAGAATCAGATAGGTAGCAACAGTTACCAAAACCCCTGCTAGGATGGTTATTAACGTTTCCATATATTACACATCCTCACTAATACTTAAAATAATTGTTACAACAACACCTACGACCGCCAGTGCAACACCAGCTTCAAAAAGAGTGACTGTCGCCAGTTCCGTTTCGCCGAAGATAGGAAGGTCAAAATAGTCAAAAGCCTGGCTCAGGAAAGGTTCACCGAATAAAAGCGAACCAAATCCGGTCGCCACTGCAATAAAAGCACCTAATGCAGCAATTTTTTTAAAATCAAAAGGAACCGCCTTTTGAATCGTTTCAATATCAAAGACGATAAACAGTAAGACGAAAGCAGAGGCCAAAACAAGCCCTCCAACAAATCCGCCTCCCGGGTTGTTATGCCCGGATAAAAATAAATACACGGCCAAGGTTAATATAATAAATACGACAATTTTCGTAACAGCTCGAAGGATAACATTATTGATCTTCAACGTTCTTATCCTCCTTCCCAGCTTTCAGCTTGATCATGGTGTAGACACCGATCCCTGCTATAAGAAGGACGACAACTTCAAGCATCGTATCAAAAGCACGGAAATCACCTAAAATGGCATTTACAATATTGTTTCCACCAGCTAATTCATATGCATTTTCAAAGTAGCCTGATATTGTTTCAAATAACCTTCCGTTCTGTACAGCAAGCGCAACCGCTGTGAACACACTTCCAACACCAATCGCAATAATGGCATTGAGTGATTTTGATCGTCTCGGAGAATTTTCCTTTTTCCATTCCGGCAAGAAATAATAACATACCAAAAATAATACAGTGGTGACCGTTTCAATCACGAGCTGTGTTAGTGCCAGGTCGGGCGCACGGAATAAAACAAAGAACAATGCAATGGAATATCCGAGTACCCCATTAAGGATGATGGCGGTTAAACGTGACTTGGCAAAAAGAATAGCAATTGCAGCTACCATCATGGCAATCGCAATAATCCACTCATACCTCGTAATTGGAAGATCATCCGATATATCGAAAGAAAAGGCGCCTGTAAAAATAATTGCTCCTCCTACTACCATTACAAAGAAAAGATAGATATATACCAAGTAATCGCGAAGGAAGCCTGTCATATAAGAACGAGTTACCGGATATGATTTTTCCTCTAATTGATAAAGGGAAAAATTGTACAAGGTATTAAACGTCCAATTTTCCGGGAACAGGCTGTAAATACCTCTCCAGCGGCGCAGCGTGACAAACAACAATGTTCCAAGAATCACGATTGCGATAGTCATAAATAACTCCAAATTAAATCCATGCCATGCATAGATCTCTATACCCAGGCTTCCTTCTTGACGAGCAAACTCCGGAAAAATACCGTTCATCGCAGGTCTGAGTAAATTATCTCCGAGTATATTCGGAAAGAAGAAAATACCTACAACAAGAAGTGAAAGGACACCAGGCCCAACTAGCATCCCTCCAGGTGGCTCCTGTGCAGGCCGCTCCAATTTTTCCTCCTGGTAAGGGCCAAGAAATGTTTTAAATACAATGATCAAACAGTAAACAAATGTTAAAACACTTGCCACCCAGCCTAAAATTGGTATAAGAGCTCCCCATGTTTCCAATGAGAAAATGTTCAATTCCATTACGTTTAAGGCAACGGTAAAGAACATTTCCTTACTCAGGAAACCATTAAAAGGCGGCAGGCCAGCCATGGAGAGGCTTCCTATCGTAGCCATCGTAAATGTTATCGGCATTAACGTAACTAACCCGCCAAGCTTGCGAATGTCCCTTGTCCCCACTTCATGGTCGACAATCCCGACAACCATGAAAAGCGCACCTTTAAAGGTAGAGTGGTTAACAAGATGAAAAAGCGCCGCAAACGTGGCCTGTGTATAAATAACGGAATCTGCCGAATAGCCATTATGAAGCGCAGCAGAACCCATACCAAACATACTCATAATCATTCCCAGCTGGCTGATTGTTGAATAAGCCAGCAGCGCTTTAAGATCCGTCTGCTTCACGGCATTAAAAGCGCCCCAGAACAGTGTTAGAATCCCTACACCTGTAACGAGCCAAAACCAGACCGCATCCCCGCCGAAAACCGGTGTGAAACGAGCGACCAAATAAATCCCTGCTTTTACCATTGTTGCTGAATGCAAATACGCACTGACAGGCGTTGGTGCTTCCATCGCATCAGGCAGCCAGATATGGAACGGAAATTGTGCCGATTTAGTAAAAGC is part of the Virgibacillus sp. NKC19-16 genome and harbors:
- a CDS encoding Na(+)/H(+) antiporter subunit C, which produces METLITILAGVLVTVATYLILSRSLIRVILGTAILSHAAHLLLMTMGGLKQGSVPLLGEDAGSYVDALPQALILTSIVISFAVTALFLVLAYRTYQETGTDNLDELRGFKDE
- a CDS encoding Na(+)/H(+) antiporter subunit F1 gives rise to the protein MIETMLLTALTLFGVSIAIALIRIVIGPSLPDRVVALDMIGVNLVSGIAIISVLLGTRSFLEVILILAILAFVSTIAFSKYIERGVIIERKRDS
- a CDS encoding Na+/H+ antiporter subunit D encodes the protein MNNLLVLPMVLPVLAGIILIFLRPYVRLQRWISFSVMIVNAIIGIILLNQIQEQGPLRLDIGGWEPPFGIMFVADSFSVLLVLTTSIVASICLLYAFSSIGKSYENMFFYSFVNFLVAGVNGSFLTGDLFNLYVAFEVMLLASYVLITLGGREVQLRESIKYVAINVVSSWIFLISIAYLYGTMGTLNFAHLSSRIAESGQTPLLTVISIIFLTVFSLKAGLLLYYWLPGSYSAPPTAVAALFGALLTKVGIYAMFRMFTLIFYHEPSITHTIIGVLAGLTLIGGSIGAIAYKDVRQIVSYNVVIAVGFILVGLAVATPEAIEGSIYYLVHDMVVKALLFLLAGTMISLTGYIRIDYMSGLIKNYPMLGWMFFIAMLSLAGVPPLSGFIGKLLIGQGTVEVGSYILLALVFISSLFVLYSLLRVFLISFWGETIISEEDEEPLKKGWLIPCVLLTVATIGLGLGAETISVYVQDAANTLLNPDIYIDAVLND
- a CDS encoding Na+/H+ antiporter subunit A; its protein translation is MLSVNLAIIIPFLIAIIIPFINKKFRRIHIGWFVLLVPAGLFIALASYIPSIANGQTFENTIHWIPTFGVNFTTYLDGLSLIFGLLITGVGALVVHYSIYYLSSKESLNHFYIYLLLFMGAMLGVVFSDNIMILYVFWELTSISSFLLIAFWYHRKRSREGAQKSLLITVAGGFAMLVGFIMLYVMTGTFSVREIISIIPDYTDHALFIPAMLLILLAAFTKSAQFPFHIWLPDAMEAPTPVSAYLHSATMVKAGIYLVARFTPVFGGDAVWFWLVTGVGILTLFWGAFNAVKQTDLKALLAYSTISQLGMIMSMFGMGSAALHNGYSADSVIYTQATFAALFHLVNHSTFKGALFMVVGIVDHEVGTRDIRKLGGLVTLMPITFTMATIGSLSMAGLPPFNGFLSKEMFFTVALNVMELNIFSLETWGALIPILGWVASVLTFVYCLIIVFKTFLGPYQEEKLERPAQEPPGGMLVGPGVLSLLVVGIFFFPNILGDNLLRPAMNGIFPEFARQEGSLGIEIYAWHGFNLELFMTIAIVILGTLLFVTLRRWRGIYSLFPENWTFNTLYNFSLYQLEEKSYPVTRSYMTGFLRDYLVYIYLFFVMVVGGAIIFTGAFSFDISDDLPITRYEWIIAIAMMVAAIAILFAKSRLTAIILNGVLGYSIALFFVLFRAPDLALTQLVIETVTTVLFLVCYYFLPEWKKENSPRRSKSLNAIIAIGVGSVFTAVALAVQNGRLFETISGYFENAYELAGGNNIVNAILGDFRAFDTMLEVVVLLIAGIGVYTMIKLKAGKEDKNVEDQ
- a CDS encoding small multi-drug export protein — encoded protein: MLFEYVLVFIAAAIPWFEIAVVIPLGIVRGLSPFWVMLLAFVGNVITVLPVVFGADKIMEWYAKRREKKGKESSNRNDRGRRIWNKYGLPGLALLGPIVTGIHLAALIAMTLGAQKTSATIWLTISLGIWTLVLGIGTILGLDIFL
- a CDS encoding Na(+)/H(+) antiporter subunit B; the encoded protein is MKINNVILRAVTKIVVFIILTLAVYLFLSGHNNPGGGFVGGLVLASAFVLLFIVFDIETIQKAVPFDFKKIAALGAFIAVATGFGSLLFGEPFLSQAFDYFDLPIFGETELATVTLFEAGVALAVVGVVVTIILSISEDV
- a CDS encoding Na+/H+ antiporter subunit G, with amino-acid sequence MNVSEIVEFIGVFLILIGSIMAVISAIGIVRLPDVYTRSHSGTKSSTLAVLLTLTGAFIFFWGSQSFASVRLLLGIVFVFLTAPVAGHLISRAAYRANVKTSDLTVEDELGDAIRAYEEEGTGEHEEDKKE
- a CDS encoding Na+/H+ antiporter subunit E, whose translation is MPAQFLLNLCIALLWMLLNDESELRFSTFLAGYLVGAAIVFLMHRLFGERFYLMRFFAVIKLLLIFNWELLQSSYHIIKQILSPKLKIRPGIFKYETELRGEWEITALALLLTLTPGSVVLEVTPEGDAYYIHAMDVEQSMGNLIRSLYKFEKAIMEVTR
- a CDS encoding cytochrome P450, which produces MSSTNQIPKEKGLDNSIKLMTEGFLYIPNRLRRFDSTIFQTRLLGQKAICISGEEAAELFYDNELFQRKGAAPKRIKESLFGVGGVQGMDGKAHRHRKKLFMSLMTSERLKVLNSLTARHWELATENWEKMKRVELFQETEKMMCRIACGWTGVPLWAKELELRSGDLAAMIDAFGAAGPRHWKGRTARNRTEKWIEYIIEQVRTGELEALEDTALYAMSWHRDLNGNLLDLKTAAVELINILRPIVAIARYITFGALALHHYPETREKLVTDDGEYSQMFVQEIRRFYPFGPFTGARVRKNFTWKGYKFKQGTLVLLDIYGTNHSPDLWKDPNTFLPERFKDWEGSPFDFIPQGGGEYDIGHRCAGEWITIEAMKTSLEFLTQRITYEVPPQDLSYSMVRMPTIPKSRFVVQHVRRK
- the wrbA gene encoding NAD(P)H:quinone oxidoreductase codes for the protein MGFLDKLFGKSSTEETEKMENVKLAIVYYSQTGTNYQLAKWAEESAKENGAEVRIVKAAELAPEAAIESNPAWKEHVEATKDVPEASSDDIEWADAIIFSMSTRFGGIPSQMKQFLDMQGGLWGSGKTVNKVVSAMSSAGNAHGGQEASILSLYTSLMHWGAIIVPPGYSDSSLFAAGGNPYGVSTAIDGEGNMVDDVEGAAKHQAKRTVDIAARVKAGN